CAGCCCGAGCACGAGGTCGCGGATCCGCTGACCCTCGCGGTTCGCCGCGGCCACCAGGCCGTCGCGCTCCACCACATCGAGCACGGTGTTTGCCGCGGCAGCGGCCAGCGGGTTCCCACCGAAGGTCGTACCGTGCATGCCCGGGGCAAAGAGGTCGGCCGCCACCGGGGTGAGCGCGACAAGTGCCCCGATCGGGACGCCGCCGCCGAGACCCTTCGCGAGAGTGATCGCGTCGGGCAGGATCCCTGCGTGCTGGAACCCGAACATCTCACCGGTGCGGGCGATGCCGGTCTGAATCTCGTCGACAATCAGCAGCGCGCCGTGCTCGCGGGTGAGCTCGCGCGCCCGCTCAAGGAAACCCTCGGGCAGCGGGCGCACCCCGGCCTCGCCCTGAATGGGCTCGACGACGAGGGCAGCGACCTGACCGGTCAGCGCCGCCTCGAGGGCCTCGATGGTCGGGGCGATGTGCTGCACGCCGGCCGGCATCGGCTCGAAGGGCGCGCGCATCGCGGGCTTGCCGGTGAGGGCCAGGGCCCCCATCGTGCGGCCGTGGAAGCCGAGGTCGAGGGCGAGAATGACGGGGCGATCCTGCCCGCCGTGCAGCCGCGCCAGCTTGAACGCAGCCTCGTTCGCCTCGGTGCCGCTGTTCGCGAAGAACACGCGGCCCTCGTCGGTCGCCCCCGAGAGCGCGAGCAGGCGAGCCGCGAGCGTGAGCTGCGGCTCTGTCGCGAAGAAGTTCGAGACGTGCACGAGCGTGCCTGCCTGCGCGGAGATGGTGCGCACGAGTTCGGGGTGGGCGTGGCCCAGCGCGTTGACCGCGATACCCGCGAGGAAATCGAGCAACTGCTCCCCCGCCGAGTCCTCCACCCAGCACCCCTGGCCGCGCACGAGCAGGCGCTCGGGAACGCCAAAGGTGCGCATCATGTGGGCGGCGTAGTCGTCCTGCCAAGCGGCGCTCACGGGGTGACCTCCGTGCCGATCCCGCGAGAGGTAAAGATCTCGAGCAGGATCGAGTGCGGCACCCGCCCGTCGATGATCGCGGCCTTGGAGACCCCGCCGCGCACGGCGTCGAGGCAGGCGCGCATCTTCGGGATCATGCCCGACTCGAGCGACGGCAGCATGATCTCAAGCTCGGCCGCGGTGAGGCTCGAGACGAGCGAGTCGCGATCAGGCCAGTTGGCGTAGAGGCCCGGGACGTCGGTGAGCACGACGAGCTTTTCTGCGCCGAGCGCGCTCGCGAGGGCGCCGGCCGCCGCGTCCGCGTTGATGTTGAGCGACTGGCCGGGGTGATCGGCGTCGGGCGCGATCGAGGAAACGACCGGGATGAGGCCGGCGTCGAGCAGCGCGAGGATCGGCTCGGGGCGCACGTCGACGACGTCACCGACGTGGCCGAGGTCCACGAGCTCGCCGTCGATCTCGACGGGCGGGCGACGGCGCCCGACGAAGAGCCCGGCGTCCTCCCCCGTGGTGCCTGCCGCGAGCGGGCCGTGCGTGTTGATCTCATCAACGAGCGCCGGGTTCACCTTGCCGGTGAGCACCATGCGCACGACGTCCATCGCCTCGGCCGTCGTGACGCGATAGCCGCCGCGGAACTCGCTCTCAATGCCGAGGCGCCCCAGCATCTCTGAGATCTGCGGCCCCCCGCCGTGCACGACGACCGGCCGGATCCCGGCGTGACGCAGGTACACGACGTCCTCGGCGAACGCCTGGATGAGCGCGTCGTCGACCATGGCGTTGCCGCCGAACTTGATAACCACGATGGCGTCGCGGAACTTCTTGAGCCAGGGCAGGGTTTCGATGAGTACTTCGGCCTTCGCAGCTGCCTCGCTCTGGGCGAGGACCGTTGTCGTGTTCGTCATTAGCTGGAGTACGCGCTGTTCTCGTGGACGTACGCCTGTGTGAGGTCGTTCGTACGAATGGTCGCGTCGTGTTCGCCCGCGAAGAGCTCAATGCGCACATGGGTCGCGCGCGGCGTGAGGTCGACGTCGGTCACGGGGCGATCGGGGCCGCCCGCGTGGCAGAGGCGAACGCCGTTGAACGCGACATCGACCTCGTACGGGTCGAACTGCGCGGTCGTTGTTCCGATCGCCGCGAGCACGCGACCCCAGTTCGGGTCGTTGCCGTAGATCGCGGTCTTGAAGAGGTTGTTCCGGGCGACCGAGCGGCCGACCTCGACGGCCTCGGCGGGGCTGGCCGCGCCGATGACCTCGATGGCAATGTTGTGACTCGCGCCCTCGGCGTCGGCCTGCAGCGCGGCGGCGAGCCGGTCGCAGACATCGGTGAGCGCCGCCGCGAACTCGGACGGGTCGGGGGTGACTGCCGAGGCGCCCGAGCTGAGCAGCGCTACCGTGTCGTTGGTCGACATGCAGCCGTCCGAGTCGAGGCGGTCGAACGTGGCGGACGTCGCCTGGCGCAGCGCCACGTCGAGCTCGGCCTGCGGCAGCACGGCGTCGGTGGTGATCACGACGAGCATGGTCGCGAGGCCCGGCGCGAGCATGCCTGCGCCTTTCGCCATCGCACCGATCGACCAGCCGTCACCCGCGTGCACGGCGGTCTTCTCGACCGAGTCAGTCGTCAGGATCGCGGCCGGTGCCGTCGTGTCATCCTCGCTCAGCGCGCCCACGAGTGTCGGCACGTTGTGCACGATCTTGTCGCGGAAGGCCTGGTCGCCCGTACCGATGAGGCCGGTCGAGCACACGAGGATCTGGCCAGCGGTCGCGCTCAGCGCGTCGGCGACGGCCTCTGCCGTCAGCCGGGTCGTGTCGGCGCCGAAGTCGCCCGTGAAGCAGTTCGCGCCGCCCGAGTTCAGGACGATCGCTCGTGCCTCGCCGCCCTGGGCGACCGCGCGACTCCAGATCACCGGGTGCGCCTGGGCGCGGTTCGACGTGAATACGACGGCGGCGTCAAAGCGCGGGCCAAGATTCTCGACGAGCGCGAGGTCGGGCTTGCCGGTCGACTTCAGGCCGACGGCGATGCCGGCCGAGCGGAATCCGGCGGGGGTGGTGACGGTCACGGTGCAACTCCATTGACGGACAGGCCGGTCGCTTCGGGCAGCCCGAGCGCGATGTTGGCCGATTGGATGGCGGCACCTGCGGTGCCCTTGACGAGGTTGTCGACCGCGGCGACCACGATGACGCGGCCGACGGCCTCGTCGATCGCGAGCCCGATCAGACACGTGTTGGCGCCGAGCACGTCGGCGGTGCGCGGGAAGCGTCCCTCGGGCAGCAACTGCACGAAGGTCTCCCCGGCATATGCACTCTCCCAGGCGGCGCGAACGTCGGCGGCGCTCGTGCCCGGCACGATGCGCGCCGTCGAGGTGGCGAGAATGCCGCGGCTCATGGGAACGAGCACCGGCGTGAGGCTCAGCGTGACGTCGCCGCGAGCGCCC
This genomic stretch from Leucobacter sp. CX169 harbors:
- a CDS encoding acetylornithine transaminase gives rise to the protein MSAAWQDDYAAHMMRTFGVPERLLVRGQGCWVEDSAGEQLLDFLAGIAVNALGHAHPELVRTISAQAGTLVHVSNFFATEPQLTLAARLLALSGATDEGRVFFANSGTEANEAAFKLARLHGGQDRPVILALDLGFHGRTMGALALTGKPAMRAPFEPMPAGVQHIAPTIEALEAALTGQVAALVVEPIQGEAGVRPLPEGFLERARELTREHGALLIVDEIQTGIARTGEMFGFQHAGILPDAITLAKGLGGGVPIGALVALTPVAADLFAPGMHGTTFGGNPLAAAAANTVLDVVERDGLVAAANREGQRIRDLVLGLGSSLVTGLRGQGLLLGVELSAPVAPAVVAAALAAGLIVNAPDAHTVRLAPPLIVGEAEIAVFGERFAAALARVEAELAREVLTEA
- the argB gene encoding acetylglutamate kinase; the protein is MTNTTTVLAQSEAAAKAEVLIETLPWLKKFRDAIVVIKFGGNAMVDDALIQAFAEDVVYLRHAGIRPVVVHGGGPQISEMLGRLGIESEFRGGYRVTTAEAMDVVRMVLTGKVNPALVDEINTHGPLAAGTTGEDAGLFVGRRRPPVEIDGELVDLGHVGDVVDVRPEPILALLDAGLIPVVSSIAPDADHPGQSLNINADAAAGALASALGAEKLVVLTDVPGLYANWPDRDSLVSSLTAAELEIMLPSLESGMIPKMRACLDAVRGGVSKAAIIDGRVPHSILLEIFTSRGIGTEVTP
- the argJ gene encoding bifunctional glutamate N-acetyltransferase/amino-acid acetyltransferase ArgJ, whose protein sequence is MTVTTPAGFRSAGIAVGLKSTGKPDLALVENLGPRFDAAVVFTSNRAQAHPVIWSRAVAQGGEARAIVLNSGGANCFTGDFGADTTRLTAEAVADALSATAGQILVCSTGLIGTGDQAFRDKIVHNVPTLVGALSEDDTTAPAAILTTDSVEKTAVHAGDGWSIGAMAKGAGMLAPGLATMLVVITTDAVLPQAELDVALRQATSATFDRLDSDGCMSTNDTVALLSSGASAVTPDPSEFAAALTDVCDRLAAALQADAEGASHNIAIEVIGAASPAEAVEVGRSVARNNLFKTAIYGNDPNWGRVLAAIGTTTAQFDPYEVDVAFNGVRLCHAGGPDRPVTDVDLTPRATHVRIELFAGEHDATIRTNDLTQAYVHENSAYSS